The Winogradskyella schleiferi genome contains the following window.
ACAAAGATTTTATGAGCGATTGGACTTGCGCTGTTATGACTGAATATCCAAACTTCTCAATTGTTGGTGAAGAATGGACTGTGAACCCAGCCATAGTTTCTTACTGGCAAGCCGATAAAGTAAATCATGATGGTTATACTTCTTGTCTGCCTAGCTTAATGGATTTCCCGATACAACATGCATTAGCAGAATCACTAAATGATGAAAACGAAAGCTGGAATTCAGGATTTATCAAATTATATGAAATGTTGGCAAACGACTTCTTATACAGTCACCCAGAAGACTTAGTCATTTTCCCTGACAACCACGATATGGACCGTTTCTTTACTCAGGTAAATGAAGATGTTGATTTGTACAAGATGGGATTGGTTTATACGGCAACTATGCGTGGAATTCCACAATTGTATTACGGAACTGAAATTGCAATGAGCAATACTGGAGCTCCAAGAGACCATGGAATTATTAGAACTGATTTTCCAGGTGGATGGGAAGGTGATGCTGTAAATGCATTTACTGGTGAAGAACTATCTACTCAACAAAAAGACATCCTGAACTTCACTTCAAAAATATTCAACTGGAGAAAAAATGCTAAGGTAGTGCACCAAGGAAACCTGATTCAATTTGCACCTGAAAATGGAGTTTACTCTTATGTGAGAACTTTTGAAGACAAGCAAATCTTGGTTTTATTGAGTAAAACTAAAAAGCCATTTAGCCTGTCGTTCAACAAATATGCTGAAGTTTTAAACTTGGATTCCACTGGAACTGATATTATTTCAGGTCAAAACATAAACTTTTCTGAAAATTTTGAAGTGACTCCAAAAACGGCATATATTATTGAAATTCAAAACTAATTGCCAGTAATCAAAAAAGAAAAAATGAGAAAAATAATTTATTTATTGACGGTTTTAGTGGCCTTCACAACCTGTAAAGAAGCTGAGAAAGCAGAAGTTACTGATCAACCTAATATTGTGTTTATCATTACCGATGATCATGCATACCAGGCTCTAAGTGCTTATGACGACCACCTAATCTCCACTCCTAATATCGATAGGATTGCAGATGAAGGAATGATTTTCAACAAAGCTTACGTGACAAATTCCATCTGTTCACCGAGTCGCGCTGTAGCATTAACGGGAAAGTTTAGTCATTTAAATTCTGTGAGAGATAACCTCGATGTGTTTGATACCATACAAATCACCTTTCCTAAGTTGCTTCAAAAGGCAGGTTATGAAACAGCTATTTACGGCAAATGGCATTTAAAATCAGAACCAAAAGGATTTGATTATTGGGAGGTATTACCTGATCAAGGTCATTATTATCACCCTGAATTTTTAACCATGAAAGGCGAAATCAAAGAAAAAGGCTATGTGACTAATGTCATTACGGATAAGGTGATCAACTATCTTGAGAAGCAACGTGATTCTAGCAAGCCCTTTATGCTCATGTATAATCATAAAGCACCACATCGTCAAAGGTGGCCATCTATGCATGATTTGGAAGATTTCAAATACAAGAAAATCCCTATCCCAGAGACCCTTTTTGACGAATACAAAACTAAAAGCAAAGCTTCTAAAGATGCGGAAATGCGTATTTCAGATCACATGGCTTTAAGTGCCGATAATAAAATAGCACCCGAAATTTTAGAACGACTCAATTATGACGAATTTTTAGACTGGTACAAAGGGGCTTATATTGAACGCTTTAATCGACTTACTGAAACTGAACAAGAGCAATGGCAAAAAGTGTATGGACCAATTAATGAAGATTTTTTAAAGAACGCACCGAAAGGTCAAGCCTTAACACTTTGGAAATACCAACGTTACATGGAAGATTATCTGGGTGTAATTAAAAGCGTTGATAGAAATGTTGGTCGTTTACTAGATTATTTAGATGAAAATAATTTAACCGAAAACACTATGGTTGTTTACACATCCGACCAAGGTTTTTATTTAGGAGAACATGGTTGGTTTGACAAGCGTTTTATGTATGAAGAATCATTTAGAACACCATTATTAATTCGTTATCCTAAGCACATAAAAGCAGGAAGCGTGAACACAGATTTGGTTCAGAATATAGATTTTGCATCAACGGTTTTAGATGTTGCAGGAATTGATATTCCTGAAGACATGCAAGGCTTAAGTTTAAAACCACTTTTTAATTATAACAATAAATACTGGCGTGATGCACTGTACTATCATTACTATGAGTATCCAGGCATTCACATGGTCAAACGGCATTTCGGAATTCGTACCAATCGCTATAAACTAATTCATTTCTATTATGATATAGATGAATGGGAGTTATATGATCTCAAAGAAGATCCACAAGAATTGAATAATTTATATAACAATCCCAATTATTTAGAGGTTCAAACTAAACTGCATAAAAAGCTAAAAGAATTACGTATAAAGTATTTAGACAATTCAGACAGCCTAAATCAAGCATATATTGACAGTGATATTAAAAGGTTAAAAGCGTTAGGCTGGTATTAATTGTTAGAGTACAATTACCATTTATAAATAAAAAACGAAAGCACAACAAAGTACTGTGGCAAAAAACAAGTAAAAACTCATTAATTTTTCACTAAAGTACTTTTATAATTTCCATCATATATTAATCCTGATTTAGCGATTGCAAAGGCCTGTTTTAGCAGCTTATTACAAACGGCAATTAACGCTAGTTTTTTGCTCTTTCCTTTGGCCACAATTCGCTCGTAAAGATCTCGGCAAGCCTTGTTGTATTTACATGCATTAAAACTGCACATAAACAATAAATTTCTCAGTTTCTGGTTTCCTATTTTACTTATTCTCGGTCGGCCTTTTACACTACTTCCGCTTTGCCTAATTACTGGAGTCAGACCTGCGTAACTGCACAGCTCACTTGCGCTTGTAAAACGATCAAAACCTCCTGTTAAAACCACCAACATAATAGCTGTTTTTGGACCAATACCTGGAATGGTCTTTAAACGTGTAAACAGATCCTGATGCGATTGTTTTACTAAAACCAAAAGCATTTCCTCTAAGGTTTTTATCTCTTTTGTCAGTTGCCTTAAGCTACGTTTTAAAGACGTTACAACAATCTTACTTGGATTGCCCAAAACAGCTTCACCGTGTATTTTGTTTTTTAGCATAGTACTTTGTTTTGTATACACAGAAAGGGTTCTGACGATTTGGAGGCATTCTATTTCTTCCTTAGAATTACCTATCCATAGCTTTAATTCTACTTGCTCAGCATAAGCACATATAAGTTTGGAATCGCTCTTATCGGTCTTTACTTTTGATAGTCCCATTTGTATGAAACGTTTCACTGACAATGGATTTTCCACCGATACTTTTATACCAGATTCCAGTAAATGATAAGCCAACTGATAATGGTAATAACCTGTGGCTTCCATGACGCAATGACTCTTATTATTTAAAAGTTTCGTAAACTTTTTAAAGCCAAATTCATTGTTTTTAAACTGATAATAATTACCATCAGAATCGGTGACATCGAAAACTAAATGACTAATGTCAATTCCAAAATATTTAATATCTTTATTCATAAGAAAATGTTTTTTTTGAAAGGACGATCTACGCGAGTTTCAACGACTTAAAATCGAGGTCTAAAAGCCTTATACCTGCCCGTCCGTTCAGGCGGGGAACTGTACGAAATCTGTGTAGAAAAGAGAGGGGATTTTCAATGTTGACGAGATCTAAAGTCTCTGCGTATATATTAACCTTATTCCTCTCTTTTGTCTTTTCTGATTTATGCTCTAATTTAATGAATTGTAAACTTAAGCCGTATAAAATTAATGGCTAATAGCTTACTTACGAATCCCGATAGTTATCGGGACTCACGGACTTTCTATCTGTGATTTATTTGCTAACTTTAGTGCTTAAACACGCAACGAAATCATTCACAAGCACGTTAGCATCAATAAAATCATCAACAATGAAATATTATATTTTAACCATATTTATTCTACTTAGCATTTTTAGTTGCAATCAAAAAAATGGTGAACAAGACATTGATGACGCAGCGTTTTATATGCCAGCTGAATGGGAAACTCACGATGCTATTTGGCTAGGCTGGAGAGAAAGAAAAAAAACACAATTTCATCAGGGAATAGCTGAGTTAATAAAGACGCTTACACCTACAGTAAAAGTCAAAGTTGCTGTATCATCAGATAGCCTGTTACAGGTAGCAAAGAAATACCTGAGTCATCAAAAGGCAGACAGTACCAGAATAGAATTTTATGTCATACCAGGCGATCAATATTGGATTCGTGACTATGGTGCGGCATTTTTAGTCAATAAAAAAGGTGAATTAGGCGTTGCAGATTTTGGCTTTGATCAATATGGCCTTCCCGAATTTTTACGATTAATGCATAAGGGTAATGTCGATAGCATTCGTAAATACTCAGAACTTTGGATTAACCCTGAAACAGCTAAGGTTGGCAGTCTAATGGCAAAAGTTGAAAATGCTGTTATAAAAAAAACGAGTATTGTACATGAAGGAGGCAATATCGAAGTGAATGGGAAAGGAACACTCATTATATGTGAAAGTGCTGTAATTAATAGAAATCCCAATCGTACTAAAGAAGAAATTGAAAAAGAGTTTGAAAGGGTTCTTGGAGTCTCTAACATCATTTGGCTCAAACAAAGCTTGGCAGATGATCCAAATGGGTTTTATAGAAGAATTGCTGACAATTATGTCGGTGGAGGTGTGCAACATTCAGACGAATTCGTACGATTTTCGGATCCGAACACGATTTTATTGGCTTGGGTTGACGAGGATGAAAAGGATTTGAACCCTATAAATAAAATAAACTATGAAAGAATGAGTGAGAATCTTAGGATTCTTGAACGTTCTACCGATCAGGATGGCAAGCCATTTACCATTGTAAAGATTCCATTACCAGAACTTATTACTAAGAAAATTATAGCTACAGAAGATATAGACTTTTCTGAGAATTCACTTGACTTATCTCCTAGGTGGTTTATTCCGTCTGAAAGACCGCAAGAGGGAGACACATTATTGAGAATACCTGCAGCAAGTTATATGAACTATCTGGTCACTAATGGCTTGGTAATTCTACCAACTTATACTAAAATGGGCACTTCTAAAAAAAGAGAGAAAGAAGTCGAGCAGATATTTAAAAAGCAATTCCCTGATAGAAAAATCGTATTTCTTGACTTCATGCCTCAGAATTGGGACGGAGGTGGAATACATTGCTCAACGCAACAACAGCCAAAAACTGATGCTAACAAAAAATAAACGCCATTAAAATGGACGTTTATTTAGGCCGTTGGCTACAATAGAAAAGAAGTTAGTAAACATTAGAAATTGAGAAGCACTTATGTCAACTTATGATAAAAACAAATCTAGATTCTTTCAAAGAATGGTTGAAATTGGCGCTTACTATGACGCTTCAATCACTGAAATCAGATATTTTCGTGTAACGAATATTGCATCCGTTTTAGGAGTAATTTATAATGTAGCTTGGATGTTAGTTGCATTGTTTCTCACAGACGCATTAGTGATTTACGGGAGCAATACTTTCTTGGGATTGATGTTTCTAATAGCGTTAATATTCAACAGGAAAGGGTGGCGAGTCTTGGCTTCCGTATGGCTTATTCTAGCATCTTATATGTCTGTTCTCTTGTTTCTTTATTTGTTGGGCTATTCTTCAGGGGTTGCAGTTGTTTGTTTCCTAATTATTATCCTACCATACATGACTTTTCCCAGAAAGGCAAGGAACATAGCCCATGTCTTTAGTATTCTAGCTTGCCTGACTTTGATTGTTACTGTAATATTTCAATCAAATATAAAAGCTCATTTTAGCGGATTAGATCCCTACATATCACAAATAGTTAATATCAGCATTACTGGATTTATTTGCCTCATACTCATAGCAAGTATGTCTATTCTAATTGATAAATCAGAAGAATCTTTAATGGTTGAACAGAAAAAATCAGATGATCTTCTGCACAATATTCTACCAGCAAAGATAGTCAGGGACTTAAAAGAAAGCGGTAAGACAATTCCTGAAAGGCATAAGAATGTCACTATTTTATTCACTGATTTTGAAGGATTTACAGGGCTTGTGGCATCTATATCAGCAATCACTTTGGTCAATGAACTCAATGACATTTTTGGTCGATTCGATGAAATAATGGAAGAAACGGAAGTTGAAAAGATTGAAACGATTGGTGATGCATATATGGCAGCATGTGGCCTTGAAAAAGAAATGACAAATCATGCTGCTAATTGCATTAGAGCAGCACAAATGATGCAATCCTACCTTGAGGAGCGAAATAAAAGCTATGACATAAAATGGAGAATGAGGATTGGAATACATTCAGGAACTGTAGTAGCAGGTGTTGTAGGCAAAAAGAAGTTTGCATACGACCTTTTTGGTGACACTATAAATACCGCCAGCAGAATAGAATCCGCTGGTGAAGTAGGTAAAATCAATATATCTTCATCTACCTATAAACTGATTAAAAATGAATTTGCATGCTTTTCTCGAGGAAAGATCCATGCAAAGGGAAAAGGAGAATTGGAAATGTATTTTGTGAATTAAATTTTAGCTAATAAAATGTATAACTAATTGCTAGTGATAGATTACTCAGAAAATCCT
Protein-coding sequences here:
- a CDS encoding sulfatase family protein — translated: MRKIIYLLTVLVAFTTCKEAEKAEVTDQPNIVFIITDDHAYQALSAYDDHLISTPNIDRIADEGMIFNKAYVTNSICSPSRAVALTGKFSHLNSVRDNLDVFDTIQITFPKLLQKAGYETAIYGKWHLKSEPKGFDYWEVLPDQGHYYHPEFLTMKGEIKEKGYVTNVITDKVINYLEKQRDSSKPFMLMYNHKAPHRQRWPSMHDLEDFKYKKIPIPETLFDEYKTKSKASKDAEMRISDHMALSADNKIAPEILERLNYDEFLDWYKGAYIERFNRLTETEQEQWQKVYGPINEDFLKNAPKGQALTLWKYQRYMEDYLGVIKSVDRNVGRLLDYLDENNLTENTMVVYTSDQGFYLGEHGWFDKRFMYEESFRTPLLIRYPKHIKAGSVNTDLVQNIDFASTVLDVAGIDIPEDMQGLSLKPLFNYNNKYWRDALYYHYYEYPGIHMVKRHFGIRTNRYKLIHFYYDIDEWELYDLKEDPQELNNLYNNPNYLEVQTKLHKKLKELRIKYLDNSDSLNQAYIDSDIKRLKALGWY
- a CDS encoding IS110 family RNA-guided transposase, coding for MNKDIKYFGIDISHLVFDVTDSDGNYYQFKNNEFGFKKFTKLLNNKSHCVMEATGYYHYQLAYHLLESGIKVSVENPLSVKRFIQMGLSKVKTDKSDSKLICAYAEQVELKLWIGNSKEEIECLQIVRTLSVYTKQSTMLKNKIHGEAVLGNPSKIVVTSLKRSLRQLTKEIKTLEEMLLVLVKQSHQDLFTRLKTIPGIGPKTAIMLVVLTGGFDRFTSASELCSYAGLTPVIRQSGSSVKGRPRISKIGNQKLRNLLFMCSFNACKYNKACRDLYERIVAKGKSKKLALIAVCNKLLKQAFAIAKSGLIYDGNYKSTLVKN
- a CDS encoding agmatine deiminase family protein, which gives rise to MLKHATKSFTSTLASIKSSTMKYYILTIFILLSIFSCNQKNGEQDIDDAAFYMPAEWETHDAIWLGWRERKKTQFHQGIAELIKTLTPTVKVKVAVSSDSLLQVAKKYLSHQKADSTRIEFYVIPGDQYWIRDYGAAFLVNKKGELGVADFGFDQYGLPEFLRLMHKGNVDSIRKYSELWINPETAKVGSLMAKVENAVIKKTSIVHEGGNIEVNGKGTLIICESAVINRNPNRTKEEIEKEFERVLGVSNIIWLKQSLADDPNGFYRRIADNYVGGGVQHSDEFVRFSDPNTILLAWVDEDEKDLNPINKINYERMSENLRILERSTDQDGKPFTIVKIPLPELITKKIIATEDIDFSENSLDLSPRWFIPSERPQEGDTLLRIPAASYMNYLVTNGLVILPTYTKMGTSKKREKEVEQIFKKQFPDRKIVFLDFMPQNWDGGGIHCSTQQQPKTDANKK
- a CDS encoding adenylate/guanylate cyclase domain-containing protein, whose protein sequence is MSTYDKNKSRFFQRMVEIGAYYDASITEIRYFRVTNIASVLGVIYNVAWMLVALFLTDALVIYGSNTFLGLMFLIALIFNRKGWRVLASVWLILASYMSVLLFLYLLGYSSGVAVVCFLIIILPYMTFPRKARNIAHVFSILACLTLIVTVIFQSNIKAHFSGLDPYISQIVNISITGFICLILIASMSILIDKSEESLMVEQKKSDDLLHNILPAKIVRDLKESGKTIPERHKNVTILFTDFEGFTGLVASISAITLVNELNDIFGRFDEIMEETEVEKIETIGDAYMAACGLEKEMTNHAANCIRAAQMMQSYLEERNKSYDIKWRMRIGIHSGTVVAGVVGKKKFAYDLFGDTINTASRIESAGEVGKINISSSTYKLIKNEFACFSRGKIHAKGKGELEMYFVN